CCCCCTCGAGAATGGTCGCGGCCGTGACCACGATCTCAACCACGTCGTCACGCGACGGTATCTCGAAGAGCGTGCTGAGCATCGCCTTCTCGAATATCGAACGCAGCGCCCGCGCGCCGGTCTTGCGATTGAGTGCGATCTGCACGGCGGCGTCCAGAGCGGAAGGTTGGAACGTCAGCTTGACATTCTCGAGTTCGAGCATCTTGGCGTACTGCTTGGACAGGGCGTTCTTCGGCTTGGTCAAAATGCTTAGCATCGCCTCGCGATCGAGTGGCCGCAGCGACGCGGTCACCGGCAGGCGCCCGACCATCTCCGGAATCAGTCCGTACTCGATCAGATCCGCAGGAATTACGTGGTCCAGGATTTCAGCCGAACCGGCATCGAGCGTGCGGCTCTCCGCCTCGAACCCGACAACTTTGTTGCCGAGACGGCGCGCGACAACCTTCTCCAGCCCGTCGAATGCCCCGCCGCAGATGAAGAGAATGTTGGTGGTATCGATCTGCACAAACGCCTGCTCGGGATGTTTGCGGCCGCCTCGAGGCGGGATGTTCGCAACCGTACCCTCGAGGATTTTCAGGAGACCCTGCTGCACGCCCTCGCCGGAGACATCGCGCGTGATCGACGGGTTCCCGTCCTTGCGGGCGATTTTGTCGATCTCGTCGATATAGATAATCCCCAGCTCAGTCTTGCGCGGATTGAAATTGGAGGCTTGAAACAGGCGCACGAGAATATTCTCGACATCCTCACCTACGTAGCCGGCCTCGGTGAGCACGGTGGCGTCAGCGATCGTGAAGGGCACCTTAAGGAACTTGGCGAGGGAGCGCGCGATAAGCGTCTTGCCGGTGCCGGTCGGGCCGAGCAGCAGGATATTGGCCTTGTCCAGCTCGACGTCATCACTCTGTCGGGCAAGTTGGCCGGCGCTGCGCCCTTTCATTACATAGTTGATGCGTTTGTAATGCTGGTAAACCGCGACCGAGACGATCCGCTTGGCCTCTTCCTGGCCGATAACGTACTGGTCGAGAAACTCCTTGATATCAGCCGGGCGGGGCAGATCGCGCAGTTCCTCGGTCGGTTCGTAGTCCGGCGCCGCCTGCAGCAGATCGCCGCACAGGGCGACACACTCGTTGCAGATGAACGATTCGTGTCCCGAGAAGAGCCGCTTGACCTGACTGTGCGGCTTGCCGCAAAACGAGCAGCGCTGGGGTGTGCGGGGTCCGTGTGATTCGGCCGTCATGGCGACTTTCCTGCTTTCCTATTGAATACGTCCAATTCGCCTCCGGTTCGCTACTTCTTCTCCTGCCTCTTGGAGACGTAGATCTTGTCGATCAGCCCGTATTCTTTTGCCTCTTCGGGCGACATGAAGTAGTTGCGATCCGTGTCTTTCTCTATCCTGTCCAGCGACTGTCCGGTGTGCTTAACCAGCAGTTCGTTGATTTTGTGCCGGGTCTTTTTGGCCTCCTCGGTCATGATTACCAGATCGGAGACCTGTCCCTGGGCGCCGCCGAGCGGCTGATGTATCATAATTCGGCTGTTGGGAAGCGCCGCCCGCTTGCCCGGAGCGCCGGCCATCAGCAGGAACGCCCCTGCCGAGGCCGCCAGCCCCATGCAGGTGGTAGCCACATCGGGCTTGATAAACTGCATCGTGTCGTACATTGCCAGCATCGCCGAGACCGAGCCGCCGGGCGTGTTGATGTACACAAAGATATCCTTGTCCGGATCCTCGGCCTCGAGAAAGAGCATCTGGGCCACCACGAGATTAGCCACGTTGTCGTCGATCGGGGTGCCGATGAAAATGATGCGGTCCTTCAGCAGGCGCGAGAAGATGTCGTACGCCCGCTCGCCTCGACCGGTCTGTTCCACCACCATCGGTACCAAGTAGTTGCTAACCAGCTTATCGCGCATAAGTCCTTTTCCTTGGGTGCGTCGAGCGCACCGCTGTATCACCAATCCATGTCTATTTCTTTATCGGTACGATGCTCGCTCTGGCGAGCAGGAAGTTGACAATCTTATCCTCTAATATCGAATCGCGCAGATCCCGCAATTTGCCGGCCTTGCGCAGGCTCTCTTTGGCCTGGTCCACCGTCACACTATGGTAGGCCGCAAAGCCCTTGATCCAATTCTCGGTATCCTCGGGCAAAACTTCAATCTTCTCCTGCTCGGCGAGCCTCCGCCAGAGCAGGTCCCAGCGCATTGATTTGACACCTACGGGGAAGTAATGGTTGCGTAATTCGGTTTCGTCAAACTCTTCGCCCTGCTCCCG
The sequence above is a segment of the Candidatus Zixiibacteriota bacterium genome. Coding sequences within it:
- the clpX gene encoding ATP-dependent Clp protease ATP-binding subunit ClpX, with product MTAESHGPRTPQRCSFCGKPHSQVKRLFSGHESFICNECVALCGDLLQAAPDYEPTEELRDLPRPADIKEFLDQYVIGQEEAKRIVSVAVYQHYKRINYVMKGRSAGQLARQSDDVELDKANILLLGPTGTGKTLIARSLAKFLKVPFTIADATVLTEAGYVGEDVENILVRLFQASNFNPRKTELGIIYIDEIDKIARKDGNPSITRDVSGEGVQQGLLKILEGTVANIPPRGGRKHPEQAFVQIDTTNILFICGGAFDGLEKVVARRLGNKVVGFEAESRTLDAGSAEILDHVIPADLIEYGLIPEMVGRLPVTASLRPLDREAMLSILTKPKNALSKQYAKMLELENVKLTFQPSALDAAVQIALNRKTGARALRSIFEKAMLSTLFEIPSRDDVVEIVVTAATILEGEPPRMVLKSKRKAG
- the clpP gene encoding ATP-dependent Clp endopeptidase proteolytic subunit ClpP translates to MRDKLVSNYLVPMVVEQTGRGERAYDIFSRLLKDRIIFIGTPIDDNVANLVVAQMLFLEAEDPDKDIFVYINTPGGSVSAMLAMYDTMQFIKPDVATTCMGLAASAGAFLLMAGAPGKRAALPNSRIMIHQPLGGAQGQVSDLVIMTEEAKKTRHKINELLVKHTGQSLDRIEKDTDRNYFMSPEEAKEYGLIDKIYVSKRQEKK